The Populus alba chromosome 4, ASM523922v2, whole genome shotgun sequence genome contains a region encoding:
- the LOC118038818 gene encoding serine/threonine-protein kinase SRK2A, which produces MERYELVKDIGSGNFGVARLMRHKQTKELVAMKYIERGLKIDENVAREIINHRSLRHPNIIRFKEVVVTPTHLAIIMEYAAGGELFERICNAGRFSEDEARYFFQQLISGVSYCHSMQICHRDLKLENTLLDGSPAPRLKICDFGYSKSSLLHSRPKSTVGTPAYIAPEVLSRREYDGKLADVWSCGVTLYVMLVGAYPFEDQEDPKNFRKTINRIMAVQYKIPDYVHISQDCRHLLSRIFVANPIRRITIKEIKSHPWFLKNLPRELTEAAQAMYYRKENPTFSLQSVGEIMKIVEEARIPPPVSRSIGGFGWVGEEDDDVKEDDAQGVEEKGGEEEEEEEDEYEKRVKEAQASGEVHVS; this is translated from the exons atggaGAGGTACGAGCTGGTGAAAGACATAGGATCTGGTAATTTTGGAGTGGCAAGGCTGATGAGGCACAAGCAAACCAAAGAACTTGTCGCCATGAAATACATCGAGCGTGGCCTCAAG aTTGATGAAAATGTAGCAAGGGAGATTATCAATCACAGATCGCTTCGCCATCCTAACATAATTCGGTTCAAGGag GTGGTTGTGACGCCTACTCATCTTGCTATCATCATGGAGTATGCTGCCGGAGGAGAGCTGTTCGAGCGAATTTGCAATGCTGGAAGGTTCAGTGAAGAtgag gcGAGGTATTTTTTCCAACAGCTTATTTCAGGAGTTAGTTACTGTCACTCTATG CAAATATGCCATAGAGATTTGAAGCTGGAAAATACCTTGTTGGATGGAAGCCCGGCACCGCGGTTGAAAATCTGTGATTTTGGTTATTCTAAG TCGTCTTTGCTGCATTCAAGACCCAAATCTACAGTTGGCACTCCTGCTTATATTGCTCCAGAGGTTCTCTCTCGGAGAGAATACGATGGCAAG CTGGCAGATGTGTGGTCTTGTGGGGTGACTCTGTATGTTATGCTGGTGGGAGCATATCCATTCGAGGACCAGGAGGACCCAAAGAATTTCAGGAAAACAATCAAT AGAATAATGGCAGTTCAATACAAGATCCCCGACTATGTCCACATATCTCAGGATTGCAGACATCTCCTCTCTCGCATATTCGTTGCAAATCCAATTCGG AGGATCACAATTAAAGAAATCAAGAGCCATCCATGGTTCTTGAAGAACTTGCCAAGGGAACTGACAGAGGCAGCTCAAGCCATGTACTACAGGAAAGAAAACCCAACCTTTTCCCTTCAAAGTGTTGGAGAAATCATGAAGATTGTGGAAGAGGCCAGGATTCCTCCCCCAGTATCCCGATCTATTGGAGGCTTTGGCTGGgtaggagaagaagatgatgacgTGAAGGAAGATGATGCACAGGGTGTTGAAGAAAAGggcggagaagaagaagaagaagaagaagatgagtaTGAGAAGAGAGTTAAGGAGGCACAAGCAAGCGGGGAAGTTCATGTCAGTTAA